Genomic DNA from Pleurodeles waltl isolate 20211129_DDA chromosome 1_2, aPleWal1.hap1.20221129, whole genome shotgun sequence:
tcacctttaaactcctcatccacacacacagagcactccacaacgctggccctgcctacctcaacaagcgactcaccttccacactcccaaccgacaactccactccgctccaccaacctcgccctcaccaccgtcccttgcatccaccgaactacagccggcagcagatATTTCTCCTACCTcagcgccaagacctggaactccctccccgtccacctacgacagacccaggacctgctgaccttcaggaaacgcctcaagacctggctgttcgagcagtagcacgtgtccctccccccctcctatcagcgtcttgagaccctagcaggtgagtagtgcactttacaaatgattgcttgattgattgattgaagtctgAAGTGTAAAGGTAATTATCACCCTCCTCTCATATGTGCTGCTGCCAGGGAAAAACAAACACTGTACAttttctagttatctaagacactttaatagcattataaAGCACAAAGGGTCGTGTGGGTGCCCATGAAAGTTTAGGCTCAGGCGgctgtataaaaaaaacaaaatgatcacagctgtgtatagggtaagatttttttttgtagAACCACACAACTTTTGCCCTATCAAAATATGTACTCCAGACTAACAACATGTGAATGGGGCCAATGCCTCTCTTCTGTAAGTGCTTCTTCAAGTCTGTTTTTAAGATtgaatgcattatgcctggcaacAGGTGCAATACCAGCCAGATCTAATGATCTTGCAGATGAATGGTAGGTAAGTGATGGGCTGATAGCTGGCGAGGTCATCAGAGTTCAATGTAGGATTGTTTAGGAGTGGGACTGTCTGGCCTATCTTGAGAGCTTCCGAGAAGATATTTTGAGTACGAGAGGCATTGGAAATGGTGGGTACAGGTGAGAGAGAACCCCTGAGAGAGCTATGATGAACAGCAAAGGTAAGACTTTATCTTTCTAAGAAGTGAGGTTGAGGGAGTTGAACATGATGGtgatatctgggagggataggaaTTTGAAGATGGAATATCACTGGATTTTATGGGAAGGATTGGGTGTAAGAGGGGAAGCagggttgttgttgttgatgtgctgTTCTGTATTCTTTGACTGAAGAAGAGGTTGACTGGATTGCACTTTTCTGTGTAATGAGGAACAGGTGGGTCTGGCAGaagttgatgcagtgcttgattttATACCACATGTAGGCTAGAGGGCCTAGTAAGCTAGGAGCATCTTCACAATTAAGGAGAGAAGCTCAGCAGATCTAAAAGCTTCACCCAAAAGAATTACGCATGAAAAGAAGCCGATTAAAAGGGTTGACATAAACTGCAGTGAAAGTTATAAGAAATCCTAAAGCTCACTGCTTGGAAGCTACAGCTTCCTTCACCCTATGGTTAGCCTCTTCCAGCTTATGTATGATGGTTGTTAATCTAGCAGAGATCAGGAGCTGGTACTCTGTACCACTTCCAACCAGGGGGTGAACACTCACTACAATTTCTTCCAAGATTGGCAGTAGCTCATCAAGCGTCCCACTGAGCTCAATCAACATGTTGGCTGCTCTGGTCTTGCCAGCCAAGGTGCTCAGTAAAGTGGTGCATTTCCTCAATGGGATGAGGAAATTTGTTaacctttgttgcagattgtcttcCCAGTTTAAGTTCTGTTCAATTTCTTGAATGTTTACGGCGATATCTGCAATTTTCAGGTTTTTGGAATGGATTTCAAGCCTGTAGGATTGACACTCAGCCTCATATCTGGTAACAGCGGCCACTTGCTTGAGGTAAAGTAGTTCAGCACTACGAGCCATGTTTTCAGCACTTTCCATAGCTTCTCGTGCTTTACGGATCATGAGACCACCTAAAAGTAATGGAAAAAAGACTACATATTTATTTGCACACTATAACACTGATATTATTCAGACCATGCACACGCCAGTGGACAAAGCATATAACTGCAAAGTTtaaaaattggcaacaaggagccTTCCTAAACTAATTTCATGTTTTGCTACTAAGGTTAACATGCTAACTGTAAATATTAGGCCTGGGTGGATGTTTTAATTCCACCAGCAGAAACAGAGAAATGTGGCAATTCCTCATTACTCTTTCTATGTGGAATTACTGATaaattctgatgctttgctgacagAATTAATATGCAGTGGTTGGTTTCTGAACAGGGCTAGACGAGGGAGCAATccttctttgttaaaaaaaagcatTACAGATTAAAGTTTCACCTGCAAAgcctttttaaacatagagggactacTCCCTTTCCAGCCCTGTTTAGAAATCACTGCATACCCCTCAGCAGTAGAAACCCCTCTGtgtcttacatactctgcagtaaccACTGCAGAGTTTGTGAGAGCACTGAAGGGTGTGTACTGCAGTGTATTTGttttttgggtgtgcaaaatgcatCCTAGCTTATATTTTTGCACGTGAGGGTGAATTTTGTGCTAATAAAATAGTGCCAAATTCCCACTCACCTTGTAACAGAATTCTGCAGAATCTTGAggaattttaatgtattttaatgatTTCCACAGAATCAGACTCTGGCAATTCTACCCACTCATAGTTATTGTATGTACAAAAGTATCAAtcctttgaaaacatttcaaatgaCACTGCATTTATTCAAAACCCGGTGTAAATTTTATGTGCAGTACATGAATGAGGGTGTTTTTGAGTGTGCTGCATGCACATATATACCGTGTGCTCTTGATTTTAGGCAGTACTTTTTACTGGACTGAAAATGTTAATATATGTTTATGCCAATATTACATGGTTTCACAGTGAGCGAAACATAACTTGTAGGAAAATTGAAGATATATTTACTAAATGTTTTTGCAACACAGGGGAGCAAGACAAGATGCTGCCCTGCGCTGCATAAAATCAAGAGAGccgaaatgctccatatttacagagatatggagcatttctgttctCTTCTTGTGCTAGTGGACTGTGTATAGCTTAGCGCCAATGGGAGAACCCCtggtgctggtgcaagggtgcctgcgttacaggcaggattggttttgtgcagaaagagacactTTCTTGCACAAGAACAATCATTAGATTCATTTTACGCTTTTtaagtgtgctgtagaatgcagcacaacgtaaaagagaaaataacaaaccagaataaggatatttctccttgttacacttcatttgggaaggtgtaacattttgacgcaaacccaggTTTACTGTCCTAAGTACATTTGTgattgcttcaaaatccatgggtggatgcatgggaatgcccatgctcaaCCCTTGGAATGCCATTTCAATTCAGAGTAATGAAGGCAGCAATTTGGGCTAGGCCAAGCAGAGAGCAGAGCCACGCAAGATgggtttgcatggcttagtaaatcccacttaAAGGTTTGTGTTTCCTTCTGTCACCTGGGACCTTGGTGTCTTTCCATAGTTATGCCTAGAGAGTTTGTATTTGtccactgtatgtgtgtgtgtgtcagttactgtgtgtgtgcatctgtgtgtctcaGTGGGAACTTGAGTATTAGTATtatcacacattacatttacaggcacttgagcattagtataatcacgcagtatctctgtggggacttgagagTGACTTTAATTAAATGCTATTTTTTGGGAGCCGGACATCAACATAATGCAATTTCTCTGCAGGGACCTGACAATGCTTTTTCTTTCAGCTTTGCAGCATTACTAGAAT
This window encodes:
- the LOC138251332 gene encoding uncharacterized protein isoform X1; this encodes MQTSTDHLQDNQSVEQLIDSSFKSLSVAETASNAQVSTLAANVEKRLSTIRDLSYKRNDLQAQEQELKVQLEGLQVQDSLARQQRNQAQQAVNSANDALSRAHRLYEAAENDQKLGIGLMFVTIIGPIIGGLMIRKAREAMESAENMARSAELLYLKQVAAVTRYEAECQSYRLEIHSKNLKIADIAVNIQEIEQNLNWEDNLQQRLTNFLIPLRKCTTLLSTLAGKTRAANMLIELSGTLDELLPILEEIVVSVHPLVGSGTEYQLLISARLTTIIHKLEEANHRVKEAVASKQ
- the LOC138251332 gene encoding uncharacterized protein isoform X2 — protein: MNTGGLMIRKAREAMESAENMARSAELLYLKQVAAVTRYEAECQSYRLEIHSKNLKIADIAVNIQEIEQNLNWEDNLQQRLTNFLIPLRKCTTLLSTLAGKTRAANMLIELSGTLDELLPILEEIVVSVHPLVGSGTEYQLLISARLTTIIHKLEEANHRVKEAVASKQ